CCGCGCCGACCTGCTCGTCTCCTACGTCGCCTCCGCTGGCCGCGCGTGGGCGCTGCTCCGGGGGGGCCACCTCGCCGCCTCCTTCCGCGACCTCGAcgccgagctcgccgtcgtcctcGACGTCATCCCCGCCGCCTCCATCCGCCTCTCGCACGACGCTACCGGCCACCTCGACCTCCTCCGTTCCCAGTGCCGCCGTCGAGCGCCCGCCCAGTACCACGACCCCGACGAGGCTGCCCTCCGcgaccgcctcctcgccgccgtccagAAGTTCGAGCTCGGCCAGCCGCCTGATACCGCTCCGCTCAAATCGCTCCTCTCCGACATCGGCATCTCTGACGCCGCATCTTGCCAAGCTGAAATCGACTACCTCGAGGAACAAATCTTGAGTCAAGATGAGGATACCGACCTCCTGCTCGTCGGTGGTGTTCTCGCCTTGCTCCGCTACAGCCTCTTCTCGCAGTTCGACCCTGGCAACGCAAAGGCTGTCCGGTATTGGCCGTCGGCGGGGAACTTGCAGCGGCTTCCATCGTGGGGCGGAGGCGGCTGCGAGGACACCTCCTTCTCGGTGCCCAAGGAGTTTTCCTGCCCGATTTCTTTGGATTTGATGCGCGACCCTGTGGTGGCGTCCACCGGCCAGACGTATGACCGGCCATCAATCATACAGTGGATCGGGGAGGGCCATTCCACCTGCCCAAATTCAGGGCAGGCACTGGCAGACAACCGCCTTGTGCCTAATTGTGCTCTCCGCAGTTTGATTTCACAGTGGTGCGGGATGTATTGTTTCCAGTATGATTCCCCAGAGAGCAACGAGGGGATGGCCGAATGCGTCGCCACCGCGTGCAGCAGCAAGGCGGCAATCGAGGCGAATAAGGCCACAGCCAGGATTCTGGTCAGGATGCTGGTGGAGAGGTCCGATAGCTCAAAGGCAGTTGCTGCCAAGGAAATTAGGTTGCTGGCCAAGGCCGGGAAGCAGAACAGAGCTTTCATTGCTGAGCTCGGTGCGATCCCGTTGCTCTGCAGGTTGCTGCTGTCCTCAGATCAGATAGCACAAGAGAACGCAGTGACAGCACTGCTCAATCTCTCCATCTATGAGCCAAACAAAATGCGGATTATGGAACAGGAGGGTTGCTTGTGGCTTATCGTCAGCGTGTTGCAGAATGGCTGGACTACAGAGGCCAGAGAGAATGCAGCAGCAACTCTGTTCAGTCTCTCCGTGGTCCATGATTACAAGAAGATGATCATGAATGAGCCAGGGGCTCTGGAGAAGCTGGCTTGTATGCTGAAAAAAGGGACTCCAAGAGGGAGGAAAGATGCAGTGATGGCACTTTTCAACCTCTCAACGCATGCAGAAAGCTCAGCTCGGATGCTCGAGTCAAGTGCAGTTGTAGCTTTAATCGAGTCACTGAGGAACGACACCGTGTCGGAGGAAGCTGCTGGTGCTTTGGCTCTGCTGATGAAGCAGCCttctgttgtgcatcatgttgggaGCTCTGAAACTGTGATCAGTAGCCTCGTTGGATTAATGAGGCGGGGAACTCCAAAGGGCAAGGAGAATGCAGTGTCCGCTCTATACGAGATATGTCGTCGTGGTGGCTCAACATTGGTGCGGAGAGTAGCAAAGATTCCGGGGTTGAATACTGTAATACAGAACATCATGCTCACTGGAACAAAGCGCGCCAAGAAGAAAGCAAGCTTGATCGTCAAGATGTGCCAAAGAAGCCAAATGCCGTCAGCAATGTCGCTAGGGACTAGCTTGAGGGCGGTTGATCATTCTTTGGTAGGTAACAGCTCATTGAGgcgtgctgcgagctttggcagtGGAGAGTTGTCGAACCCTGTTTCGATATCAGTGCACGTGCCCTAGGTAATCGCCTTCCAATTGGGCAGTCCCATATATGTCTGGCCAGTTTTGTTCAAAAGTTCTTTCATTGCATGCTCAAAATGAAGGTATACAACATTTAATCTAAAGGAACTAATACTTGCAATATACTATCACATGTGCATGTGTCTGTGTATGGGAAATGTGGATAACTGAAGTATATAATCCATATACATGTAGAACTTCAGCTTGATATTCCATTTGAAGCTTGGAAGTTGTTctatttttgtttcattttttaaaaacacTATGCTCCTTATTGTAAACTATCCGGATAATAATTTGTAGCTTGTACTGGGGCAACAATGGAAGGGATTGTAATTTACAGTACTATGTAAGTTATAGTTACAGGGACTTGTCCATTGGCAAGGAAAAATAACTTGAATATCAGGCAGTATAGCTTTATAGAAGAAATCTGGTCCAACTTTGTACCCCAAAAGGAGCTTTTTGAAGATTAGGCATCTTTATTCGCTGTCATCAACCTATTATTGGAAATGATCCTTCTCCATGTCATCATGCTCATTGTATGAAAGTGCTGACCTAGGACTCCTAGGAGACCAACAAGATATTCAAAGGGAAGATGCTAACAACTGTTGCATGAACACTTTGTTTTCTTGGTTTGCAGTCGCACTTTATTTCTTGGTTTGCCAGTCACCATCATTGCCTCATTAGGTGTTCATGGCAAACCGTGTGGAATACTGTGTTCGCTGGTGATGGAATTTTCCACCTTTTCGTTTGAATTATGGAGCACTTGTCTGTTTCCAAGTTGCAACCGCCATGGTCAAACACTTCTGTTGCAGAGACAGCCTGATTACTGTAACGAATGAACTGTCTatggaagtactccctccgtttcaaaaggtTCAGCTTGATTCGTTACAACAAGCGTTTgaccatttttttctttttcttttcaaataATAACGCCCACACGTGTGACAGCACATATCCACATGCGTTAATTCACGTTGATGCTGTTTTATTCACGTTGATGTTGTTTTGCACGAATCCTAAAAGAATATGTTAGAAATTTTCGTGCCCGGAATGTTTGCCCACACGACCTACAGCGCACGGTACCAGTTGTGCAGTGTGGGTGGATCAATTTCTGCCCAAATAGTCACTACGTATGTGTCAACTAGGTAAACATACGTTGCAACTATGATTCGTTGCTATATAACAATTGTAATTGCGCGTACGCGACAACCAGATAAACAcgcatgatactccctccgtctcagtttACAAGTCCGACACATGTACCTAGAtcatcaatttgaccaacttaatgaaagacatatattaaaaaatatatcatttgaaactttagatgttctattttctaatgatataattttttatgttaaacaatatagtctatataagttaaattgacaacctagatacacgtgcataccttctaaactgtgatggagggagcaACTATGATTAACCATATATAACATCCATGGTTGGATCATACCTGGCAACTAGGTAAACATATATGACAATTATTCTCGGGTAACTAAAGTAGCATCCCACGAGTAACTATACTTaaccaaaacagagagagttgtCATGCTTTTACAACTACATTTGCCATCCCGGGTAACTAAAGTTTCCATCCCCTAGGGTAACTAAAGTCTTTTTTTTTCCAGAATACACCAATGGTGTACCATATTTTTATAGAAGATAGAATAGTTTGTACAAGAGGCGAGGCACACATGCATACATTTGCGACAACGCAAGGACCCACTCAATGCCAACACCTACGAGTTACTATAAGTCTATTCTCTCACGAATCTATGAATCTATGTAGGCTACCCACTCCGCCTTCCGCTTGCTTCCATTCTGCCACCTCGCCTAGGATTGCCATGGCCAGCTCTCTAGGCCTCATCTGTTGTTCAGTCCTATTGAAAACCATGGCATTTCTTTTCTTCCAAAGAGACCACGTGGTTGCTGTGATCAGTGTGTCAAATACTCGCTTGTCCGCCCTGCACCACTCTAGCATAGTTTCAGCCGTGGATGGGTCTTGAACACCGATTTGCAGTGTATCCGAGACCGTGTACCAAACCTCCCGAGAAAACAGGCACCTAGTGAGAATGTGCTCGACATTGTCTTCATCTTGCAGGTAGGTATAGCACGGAGAGGGGGCATCCTGCAGTCCATGACGAGCTCTCCGGTCACATGTCCATATTCGGTATTGTAAGGCCAACCAGACAAAAATCTTGCATTTGAGAGGTGCCCAACTCCTCCAAATGAACTTAGCCATGGGTGGGCGCGACAGATTAGCACAAAGACTGTTGTACACCGAGCGAGTAGAGTATTGCCCCAAGGCAGAGGATGTCCAGGTGAAGGCGTTCGGTACCTCCGTGTTCCTGCTCACCATGGAAATTGCGTGGCACAGGTGCATGCACTGCATATGAGCCATGAAGGAAGTCTCGGGCTGGCAGTTTGTCACCCATCTGTTGTCGAGGAGTGCCTACTGCACCGTGCGCGTGTTGGCCACTCTGGTGTTCACCGTAGCAAGTATCAAAGGTACAATgtccttgctacctcttgagcttgcgctggttttcccttgaagaggaaagggtgatgcagcgaagtagatacgtatctccctcagtttgttgagaaccaaggtatcaatccactaggaggaacaaacaaggctccaatagtagtacctacacaaataatcaaacatttgcacccaacctataaggggttgtcaatcccttcaatcttatttgcaaggatgagatctgatagagatacatATAAAATAATGCGGAaagagtaaataaattgcaggaatataattttggtatttttggtttatagatctgaaaatatgatatgggaAATAGACCcttgggccataggtttcactagaggcttctctcataaaggaaaataatacggtgggtgaacaaattactgtcgagcaattgatagaaaaacaaataattatgaagatatccaaggcaatgattatgcatataggcatcacgcccgtatcaaatagaccgaaacgattctgcatctattactattagtccacacatcgaccgactcctccatgcatctagagtattaagttcatgaagaacagagtaacgcattaagtaagatgacatgatgtagagggataaactcgagaaatatgatggaaaccccatctttttatccttgatggcaacaatacaatacgtgccttgctacccctactgtcacttggtgaggacaccgcaagattgaacccaaaactaagcacttctcccattgcaagaattaccaatctagttggccaaaccaaacaaataattcgaagaggcttgcaaagatatgaaatcatgcatataagaattcgggaaatactcaaataatattcatagataatcttaacataaactcacaattcatcggatctcgacaaacacaccgcaaaagagtattacatcggatagatctccatgaagatcatgaagaacatggtattgaagatcaaagagagagaagaagcaatctagctactacctatggacccataggtctgtggtaaactactcacacatcatcagaggggcaatggagttgatgtagatgccctccgtgattaattccctctccggcaaattaccggaaaaggctcccagattggatctctcgggaacagaggctcccggtggcgtagaagtattttcgtggctcgttTTGCCGATACTGGAAtaattgggaatttataggccaagaattagggttaggagacctatagggggaccacaagccaggggggcgcggccacccccagggcgcaccctgcaggcttgtggtctcccagCAACTGTCTcgccccctactccaagcctgttgcgtgtcttctggtccaagaaaaatctttccggagattttattccgtttggactccgtttaatattccttatctgcaatattcaaaaacgtggaaaaaacagaaactggcactaggctctagattaataggttagtcccaaaaataatataaaacaacatataaatgcatataaaacatacaaaacatataatataatagcatggaacaataaaaaattatagatacgttggagacgtatcagcatccccaagcttaattcctgctcgtcctcgagtaggtaaatgataaaaagagaatttttgatgtgaagtgctacctaacatatttatccatgtaatattctctattgtggcatgaatattcagatccataagactcaaaacacaagtctatattgacataaaaacaataatagttccaacatactaataaggtaattgcttcctttcaaaatagcatggtcttagaaagtcatccctacaaaatcatatggtctggctatgctccatcttcaccacacaaagtatctaaatcatgcacaaccccgatgaaaatcaagcaattatttcacaccttttatgttctcaaaccttttcaactctcacgcaatacatgagcgtgagccaaggatataacactataggtggaatagaatgtggtggaggttacaaaggaaaaaaaggagaagatagtctcacatcaactaggcatatcaatgggctatggagatgcccatcaatagatattaatgtgagtgagtagggattgccatgcaacaaatgcactatagctataagtgtattaaagatcaaaaagaaaactaagtggttgtgcaaaaaatgtaattccactagttctaTGAAAGTGAcagcataggagactctctatgaagaacatgatgctactttgaagcacaagtctggaaaaatatagtagcattgtcccttctctctttctctcttttttttcttttttttttcttttttttccttttttctcttttttaatgGGCTTctgtggcctcttttatttttttatgggcttcgctggcctcttttattttttttgtaaagcCCGGAGAATCATcctaacttgtgagggaatcatagcttacatcatcctttttctcacacgagaaaatgctctaataatgcatatcatcacacttttatttacttacaactcaaaagattacaactcgatatctaaaacaaagtatgactctacaagcaacatggaagtgatggtgcgtgtcataaaaacgggacagtggtgttgcatgacaatatatctcggaatggctatgaaaatgccataataggtaggtatggtggatgttttgaggaaactatatggtggctgttttgaggaaggtgggtttaatgtaccgacgaaagtcgcacggtactagagaggggtagcaaaggtggaagggtgcgagtgcgtataatccatggactcaacattagtcataaagaactcacatacttattgcaaatgcCTATAAGTTATCAAAGCAAAGCATTAGACACATGatcataggggaagggttggtaggagttaaccatcgcgcgatcctgacctccacaaaaaggttgacaatcattaaacaagtcatgctccgacttcatcacataacggttcaccatacgtgcatgctacgggaatcaaaagatttaacacaagtattttttttctaattcacaattacttactaccatgactctcatatcaccatcttcacatctcaaaactatatgcaaggaatcaaacttctcatcatattcattgCACTTAATatcaaagtttttattatatccctcttggatgcctattatattaggactaaattcataacctaaaccaattaccatgttgtttaaagaactaccaaaataatataagtgaagtatgagagtttACTAATTTtataacaccgtcgtgctctaaaagatataaatgaagtactagagcaacattgcctagctcaaaagatataagtgaagcataaagagtattctaataaattcatgattcagtgtgtgtgtgtctctctctctctaaaaagaggcgtgcatcaaggatgattgtttcaaactaaaaagtaaagactcatatcatacaagattctccaagcaaaactcatatcatgtggtgaataaaaatatagcctcaagtaaatttatcgatggattgaagacggaagaggggatgccttccggggcatccccaagcttaggctctttggtatccttgaatatggcttggggtgtcttgggcaCCCCCCAactttaggctctttccactccttattccacagtccctttacccaaaacttgaaaacttcaaaacacaaaactcaatagaaaactcgtgagatccgttactataagaaagataaatgaccacttaggtactgttgtgaactcattctttatttatattcatgtaatatttactttattctaacttctccatggttcataccccccgatacaacccatagattcatcaaaacaagcaaacaacacaaagaaaacagaatctattaaaaacagaacaatctgtagcaatctgtttacttcgaatactcatGTGACTCCAAAAATTCAGAACAATTAGGAAATTCTGGGAAATTTTTAAACCAATcttttgtaaaaaattcagatcgaaatcacgttccagtgaatttataacatctctggactgagagcgaaagtttctgttttcagcaaaatcaacttgcaaacaccatagaccatcccaaaggtcttacttgactcaaatactaattaaaacaagaaaacacaattattacagaggtgttAATATGTGcagcacacaaaaacagaaaacaaaaacaaaagcaaaaaaaataaaattgggttgcctcccaacaagcgctattgtttaacgcccctagctaggcgtgatgatttcaatgatgctcgcataaaaagtagtaattaagatatgcaaaagagcatcatgaatagcatggaaaccacagttaagtctaacccacttcctagcatagggatattgtgatcaaacaatttatgggaacaagaatcaactagcataggaaggcaaaacaagcataacttcaaaactttaaacacatagagaggaaacttgatattattgcaatccctacaagcatatgttcctccctcataataaatttcagtagcatcatgaaggaattcaacaatataactatcatataaaactttctcttcatggtccacatgcatgcaaagttgacactcctccaaaatagtgggattaacattcagtaaagtcatgacctctccaaacccacttttctcaaaaaaatcataagattgaacattCTAAAAATACGTGGCATTCTTTTTACATAAAGTTGACAATGTTCCAAACCTACTTTTGATATTATTGCAAACCTTATTATCGATAACAtgttcatcatgaggattaaataaattttccagATCataagaagaatcaccccaatcatgatcattgcaataagtagtggacatagcaaaat
This genomic stretch from Hordeum vulgare subsp. vulgare chromosome 6H, MorexV3_pseudomolecules_assembly, whole genome shotgun sequence harbors:
- the LOC123401887 gene encoding U-box domain-containing protein 4; protein product: MDAPASASSPVEFLLRRPTPKRRRLPLAGAFFAPTALAGASLLRALASLAAGLLAVPRPPSQPRNLAALARRLALLSALLDSLLLDAPDRFSDAANLCFRELYVVLFRADLLVSYVASAGRAWALLRGGHLAASFRDLDAELAVVLDVIPAASIRLSHDATGHLDLLRSQCRRRAPAQYHDPDEAALRDRLLAAVQKFELGQPPDTAPLKSLLSDIGISDAASCQAEIDYLEEQILSQDEDTDLLLVGGVLALLRYSLFSQFDPGNAKAVRYWPSAGNLQRLPSWGGGGCEDTSFSVPKEFSCPISLDLMRDPVVASTGQTYDRPSIIQWIGEGHSTCPNSGQALADNRLVPNCALRSLISQWCGMYCFQYDSPESNEGMAECVATACSSKAAIEANKATARILVRMLVERSDSSKAVAAKEIRLLAKAGKQNRAFIAELGAIPLLCRLLLSSDQIAQENAVTALLNLSIYEPNKMRIMEQEGCLWLIVSVLQNGWTTEARENAAATLFSLSVVHDYKKMIMNEPGALEKLACMLKKGTPRGRKDAVMALFNLSTHAESSARMLESSAVVALIESLRNDTVSEEAAGALALLMKQPSVVHHVGSSETVISSLVGLMRRGTPKGKENAVSALYEICRRGGSTLVRRVAKIPGLNTVIQNIMLTGTKRAKKKASLIVKMCQRSQMPSAMSLGTSLRAVDHSLVGNSSLRRAASFGSGELSNPVSISVHVP